In Colletotrichum lupini chromosome 6, complete sequence, a single window of DNA contains:
- a CDS encoding aristolochene synthase, giving the protein MPSRIDMAIPEAPMARRKNNDPPRSHMVGRLHPSGLRITMEVNNYFLNNWPFPDERTKLQFVAEGLPTWHLCQYPMAREDRVGAACRFMVMLFLIDDLLEHLSLKEGSSYNERLISIVKGETVPAQDSPIEKMVLNVWEDMRSIDKKLSDDIEEPTFAFWRSQNDKDRLAKKSVAEYLKYRELDVASAVLLATQRFQDAIYLSKEELASVADLELNYTHHISVINDVMSWDKELRASKDIAAEGSIVSNIVQTLADESGLDYDGAKRTCWVMIREWERQHDAIVQQKLQEGCSDALKTYMDGIELQMSGNELWSRTTHRYNAPHLK; this is encoded by the exons ATGCCTTCCAGAATTGATATGGCTATCCCAGAGGCCCCAATGGCTAGACGCAAGAACAATGACCCTCCACGTTCCCACATGGTGGGACGACTTCACCCATCTGGGTTGAGGATCACCATGGAGGTCAACAACTACTTCCTCAACAACTGGCCTTTCCCTGATGAGCGAACCAAGCTCCAGTTTGTTGCTGAAGGTCTGCCAACTTGGCACTTGTGCCAGTACCCGATGGCCCGCGAGGACCGGGTCGGTGCAGCTTGTCGCTTCATGGTCATGCTCTTCCTTATTGATG ACTTGCTAGAGCATCTTTCACTGAAGGAAGGCTCGTCCTACAACGAGCGGTTGATCTCTATCGTTAAGGGTGAGACGGTGCCTGCCCAAGATTCGCCGATTGAGAAGATGGTTTTGAATGTCTGGGAAGATATGAGATCCATCGACAAGAAGCTCTCGGATGACATTGAAGAGCCTACTTTCGCCTTTTGGCGGTCTCAAAATGACAAGGATCGTCTGGCGAAGAAGAGTGTGGCAGAATATCTCAAGTATCGAGAGCTCGACGTCGCTTCTGC CGTGCTTCTAGCTACTCAGCGCTTCCAGGATGCAATTTACCTCAGCAAAGAAGAATTGGCCTCAGTTGCTGATCTGGAACTCAACTACACGCACCACATCTCCGTCATCAACGATGTCATGAGCTGGGATAAGGAGCTTCGAGCTTCCAAAGATATCGCGGCTGAGGGCTCCATCGTCAGCAACATTGTACAGACTCTGGCTGATGAGAGTGGCCTTGACTACGATGGCGCGAAGCGAACCTGCTGGGTCATGATTCGGGAGTGGGAGAGACAGCACGATGCCATCGTCCAGCAGAAGCTCCAGGAGGGCTGCTCTGATGCACTGAAGACCTACATGGATGGGATCGAACTGCAGATGAGTGGTAATGAGCTGTGGAGTCGAACTACGCACCGCTACAACGCCCCTCATCTTAAGTAG
- a CDS encoding pectate lyase codes for MKITSALATLFALAAATPTPTVDYTAEKAHLVKRASISDKATLGYATLNGGTSGGSGGTVTTVSTLAEFTAAVNEKDTAARIVVVKGTISGTANVRIGSNKSVIGASAGAGFNGIGLHVRRMSNVIIRNIKSTNVLASTGDGVKIEESINVWIDHCEFSSALVSDKDYYDGLVDASHAADYMTISYTYFHDHWKTSLVGHSENNGAEDSGHLRITYANNYWANFGSRGPSLRFGTGHVYNSYYLNGNSGINTRQNAQVLIQSNVFKNVTVPITSQDSDIVGYAVAIDNDLGGASNLAPVGTMNANSPPYSYSLLGSANVVATVPGQAGQKLTF; via the exons ATGAAGATCACCTCCGCCTTGGCTACGCTGTTCGCCCTTGCGGCTGCGACTCCGACCCCTACCGTCGATTACACTGCGGAGAAGGCCCACCTCGTGAAGCGAGCCTCCATCTCAGACAAGGCGACTCTCGGTTATGCCACTCTGAACGGCGG AACTTCAGGAGGATCCGGTGGCACGGTCACTACCGTCTCTACCCTGGCCGAGTTCACTGCCGCTGTCAACGAGAAAGATACCGCCGCAAGGATCGTGGTTGTCAAGGGCACCATCAGCGGCACTGCCAACGTTCGCATCGGCAGCAACAAGTCCGTCATTGGCGCATCTGCTGGTGCAG GATTCAACGGCATTGGACTGCACGTCCGCCGCATGTCCAACGTAATTATCCGCAACATCAAGTCTACCAACGTGCTTGCCTCAACTGGTGATGGCGTGAAGATTGAG GAAAGCATCAATGTTTGGATCGACCACTGCGAGTTCTCTTCGGCCCTTGTATCTGACAAGGACTACTATGACGGTCTCGTGGATGCTTCCCACGCTGCCGACTACATGACCATTTCCTA CACATACTTCCACGACCACTGGAAGACTTCTTTGGTCGGACACAGCGAGAACAACGGTGCAGAGGACAGCGGCCACCTGCGCATCACCTACGCCAACAACTACTGGGCTAACTTCGGCTCTCGCGGCCCGTCTCTGCGCTTCGGTACTGGCCACGTCTACAACTCCTACTACCTCAA CGGTAATTCTGGAATCAATACACGCCAAAATGCCCAGGTCTTGATTCAGAGCAACGTCTTCAAGAACGTCACTGTTCCCATCACCTCTCAGGACTCCGACATCGTTGGATACGCTGTTGCCATTGACAACGATCTTGGTGGTGCTTCCAACCTGGCCCCCGTCGGTACCATGAACGCCAACTCTCCCCCTTACTCCTACAGCCTGCTCGGTTCCGCCAATGTCGTTGCTACCGTCCCTGGACAGGCTGGCCAGAAGCTTACCTTCTAA